A DNA window from Malus domestica chromosome 12, GDT2T_hap1 contains the following coding sequences:
- the LOC103423357 gene encoding ubiquitin-like protein 5: MIEVVLNDRLGKKVKVKCNEDDTIGDLKKLVAAQTGTRSDKIRIQKWYNVYKDHITLKDYEIHDGMGLELYYN; the protein is encoded by the coding sequence ATGATCGAGGTGGTGCTGAACGACCGTCTGGGGAAGAAGGTGAAGGTGAAGTGCAACGAGGATGACACCATCGGCGACCTGAAGAAGCTGGTGGCGGCTCAGACGGGCACCCGCTCCGACAAGATTCGGATCCAGAAGTGGTACAACGTCTACAAGGACCACATCACCCTCAAGGACTATGAGATTCACGACGGCATGGGCCTCGAGCTCTATTACAACTGA